A genomic stretch from Bosea sp. F3-2 includes:
- a CDS encoding EamA family transporter gives MPLNRTLLTTILVPCIWGSTYIIFTQTLPVDHPLLVGALRALPAGLLLMALGPGLPPRDKLLPLAALGLANIGLFFALLFVSAARLPGGLAATVGSTQPLIVGLLAWPLLGRRPRRGQILAALAGLVGVALLVLDPHAKPDAIGIIAGLASAASMATGTVLIERWGKMGSPLALAAWQLTLGGLILLPVALLVEGLPPRPTALNGLGLSYLVLIGTALTYWLWIRGITTLGASVAFLGLLSPTVATILGAVLLGQWLGGVQFFGIAIILSSTIAGMRLSRRAATAATASATPQPRAA, from the coding sequence ATGCCGCTGAACAGAACCCTGCTGACCACGATCCTCGTGCCCTGCATCTGGGGCTCCACCTACATCATCTTCACCCAGACGCTGCCGGTGGATCATCCGCTGCTGGTCGGCGCGCTCCGGGCTCTTCCCGCCGGTCTCCTGCTGATGGCGCTCGGCCCCGGCCTGCCGCCGCGCGACAAGCTCCTGCCGCTCGCGGCGCTCGGTCTCGCCAATATCGGCCTGTTCTTCGCGCTGCTCTTCGTCAGCGCCGCGCGCCTGCCGGGCGGGCTTGCTGCCACGGTCGGCTCGACCCAGCCGCTGATCGTCGGCCTATTGGCATGGCCGCTGCTCGGCCGGCGTCCGCGCCGCGGGCAGATCCTCGCCGCGCTGGCCGGTCTCGTCGGCGTCGCCCTGCTGGTGCTCGATCCGCATGCGAAGCCCGATGCCATCGGCATCATCGCCGGCCTCGCCAGCGCCGCCTCGATGGCGACCGGAACCGTGCTGATCGAGCGCTGGGGCAAGATGGGCTCCCCCCTGGCGCTGGCGGCCTGGCAGCTGACGCTCGGCGGGCTGATCCTACTGCCGGTCGCGCTGCTGGTCGAAGGCCTGCCGCCGAGGCCGACCGCGCTGAACGGGCTCGGACTGAGCTACCTCGTCCTGATCGGCACCGCCCTCACCTACTGGCTCTGGATCAGGGGTATCACCACGCTCGGCGCCAGCGTCGCCTTCCTCGGCCTGCTCAGCCCGACGGTCGCGACCATCCTCGGCGCCGTCCTGCTCGGGCAATGGCTCGGCGGAGTCCAGTTCTTCGGCATCGCGATCATCCTGAGTTCGACGATCGCCGGCATGCGGCTCTCCCGCCGCGCCGCGACGGCCGCAACGGCCTCGGCTACGCCGCAACCCCGAGCCGCTTGA
- the lpxC gene encoding UDP-3-O-acyl-N-acetylglucosamine deacetylase, producing the protein MNFDRQTTLRTAVTLTGIGVHSGAPASICLKPSSANSGVVFLRTGIEGMPPQLIHAKHTKVSATELCTVIGDRGPASVSTIEHLMSACAGLGLDNVLIEIDGPEMPIMDGSATAFVTAIQATGTVTLTAPRRYLKVLQPVRIENGRAFAELMPAKQGFRLDVEIDFDSAVIGRQRKIFDLDAEAYASEISKARTFGFMRDVEQLWKAGFAQGASLDNTVAIGEDKVINPEGLRYSDEFVRHKVLDAIGDLALAGYPIIGEFRSYCGGHRMNVRILEALFADRANFAIIEAQPVFATPRAVKMAAASPAAYAPDLH; encoded by the coding sequence ATGAACTTCGATCGGCAGACGACCTTGCGGACAGCCGTGACCCTGACCGGAATCGGCGTGCATTCCGGAGCCCCCGCGAGCATCTGCCTGAAGCCTTCCAGCGCGAATTCCGGTGTCGTCTTCCTGCGGACGGGCATCGAGGGCATGCCGCCCCAGCTCATCCACGCCAAGCACACCAAGGTCAGCGCCACCGAGCTCTGCACCGTGATCGGCGATCGCGGCCCGGCCTCGGTCTCGACGATCGAACATCTGATGTCGGCCTGCGCCGGCCTCGGCCTCGACAATGTCCTGATCGAGATCGACGGCCCCGAGATGCCGATCATGGACGGCAGCGCCACGGCCTTCGTCACTGCGATCCAGGCGACCGGGACGGTCACGCTTACCGCGCCGCGCCGCTATCTCAAGGTTCTCCAGCCCGTGCGGATCGAGAACGGCCGCGCCTTCGCCGAGCTGATGCCGGCCAAGCAGGGCTTCCGCCTCGATGTCGAGATCGATTTCGACAGCGCCGTGATCGGCCGCCAGCGCAAGATCTTCGACCTCGACGCCGAGGCCTATGCCAGCGAGATCTCGAAGGCGCGCACCTTCGGCTTCATGCGTGATGTCGAGCAGCTCTGGAAGGCCGGCTTCGCGCAGGGCGCCTCGCTCGACAACACCGTCGCGATCGGCGAGGACAAGGTCATCAACCCCGAAGGGCTGCGCTACAGCGACGAGTTCGTGCGTCACAAGGTGCTCGATGCGATCGGCGATCTCGCGCTTGCCGGCTATCCGATCATCGGCGAGTTCCGCTCCTATTGCGGCGGCCATCGCATGAACGTCCGCATTCTCGAAGCGCTCTTCGCCGACCGCGCCAATTTCGCGATCATCGAGGCCCAGCCGGTTTTCGCCACGCCGCGCGCCGTGAAGATGGCTGCGGCCTCGCCGGCCGCCTACGCGCCGGATCTGCACTGA
- a CDS encoding cell division protein FtsQ/DivIB: MTAKPVSAQRRSPATVPAARLPVRHAGPQLLVGERQGRWMRRTRRSAIAVPLSQRLPRSLGTWLALGFLTLSLGTGFVMGGHWQNLQDNYGEPRHMFARVLGFGIDRVTISGLSGLSEQEVLVAAGIDSKTSLVFFDADEARKQLEATPLIREATVRKLYPGEVSIALTERDPYALWQVKGELFVIAADGTVIDKMDDGRFAYLPLVVGKDANNRAGEYLALRNQAGPFAQHIRAATLISGRRWNLKLDNGMDVRLPETKPEAALKRLVSLESDFRVLDKDVLAIDLRQPDRVVMRLSEEAAAARADQLKSKAKKKGGEA, from the coding sequence ATGACGGCGAAACCCGTTTCAGCGCAGCGACGTAGCCCGGCCACGGTGCCGGCTGCGCGCCTGCCGGTCCGGCATGCCGGGCCGCAACTGCTCGTCGGCGAGCGGCAGGGGCGCTGGATGCGCCGCACGCGCCGCAGCGCCATCGCCGTGCCGCTGTCGCAGCGCCTGCCGCGCAGCCTCGGCACCTGGCTCGCCCTCGGCTTCCTGACGCTCAGCCTCGGCACCGGCTTCGTCATGGGCGGCCACTGGCAGAACCTCCAGGACAATTACGGCGAGCCGCGCCACATGTTTGCGCGCGTGCTCGGCTTCGGCATCGACCGCGTCACCATCTCCGGCCTGTCGGGGCTCTCGGAGCAGGAGGTTCTCGTCGCAGCCGGCATCGATTCGAAGACCTCGCTGGTGTTCTTCGACGCCGACGAGGCGCGCAAGCAGCTCGAGGCGACGCCGCTGATTCGCGAGGCGACGGTGCGCAAGCTCTATCCGGGCGAGGTCTCGATCGCGCTGACCGAGCGCGATCCCTATGCGCTCTGGCAGGTCAAAGGGGAGCTTTTCGTGATCGCGGCCGACGGCACGGTGATCGACAAGATGGATGATGGCCGCTTCGCCTATCTGCCGCTGGTCGTCGGCAAGGACGCCAACAACCGCGCCGGCGAATATCTGGCGCTGCGCAACCAGGCTGGCCCCTTCGCCCAGCATATCCGCGCGGCGACGCTGATCTCCGGGCGCCGCTGGAACCTGAAGCTCGACAACGGCATGGATGTGCGCCTGCCCGAGACCAAGCCGGAAGCGGCGCTGAAGCGCCTCGTCTCGCTGGAAAGCGACTTCCGCGTCCTCGACAAGGACGTGCTCGCCATCGATCTGCGCCAGCCGGACCGGGTGGTGATGCGCCTCTCCGAGGAGGCGGCCGCCGCGCGCGCCGACCAACTGAAGAGCAAGGCCAAGAAGAAGGGAGGCGAGGCGTGA
- a CDS encoding MarR family transcriptional regulator, with amino-acid sequence MSQDRPGVQGGAMDSILAQWRRERPDLDTSVMAVCGDLWRAADRVRDGVSANLAADELDLAGFDVLLTLRRQGEGRALSPSELAQDMMISTSAMTNRLDRLQKRGLIERQADPEDRRALRIVLTATGFALADRIVVSHVATEERLVSALSPDERAQLRQLLAKIG; translated from the coding sequence ATGAGTCAGGATCGGCCCGGCGTTCAGGGCGGTGCGATGGATTCGATCCTGGCGCAGTGGCGGCGGGAGCGGCCCGATCTCGACACGAGCGTCATGGCGGTCTGCGGCGATCTCTGGCGGGCGGCCGACCGCGTGCGGGACGGGGTTTCGGCCAACCTCGCGGCCGATGAGCTCGATTTGGCCGGTTTCGACGTGCTGCTGACGCTGCGGCGCCAGGGCGAGGGGCGGGCGCTTTCGCCGTCTGAACTCGCGCAGGACATGATGATCTCGACTTCGGCGATGACGAACCGCCTTGATCGCCTGCAGAAGCGCGGGCTGATCGAGCGGCAGGCCGACCCGGAGGATCGCCGGGCGCTGCGTATCGTGCTGACTGCGACGGGCTTCGCGCTGGCGGACCGAATCGTCGTCTCGCATGTCGCGACCGAGGAGCGGCTGGTGAGCGCTCTCTCCCCGGATGAGCGTGCACAGTTGCGACAGTTGCTCGCGAAAATCGGTTGA
- the murB gene encoding UDP-N-acetylmuramate dehydrogenase, giving the protein MAFQDLSSDIRASAPDLRGRLLANQDLSGLTWFRVGGAAQILFTPADDEDLAYLLSKLPEEIPVTVVGLGSNLIVRDGGIPGVVIRLGGKAFGEITLESGDRLRAGTAVPDVKVARAAADASLEGLAFYRGIPGSIGGALRMNAGAHGGETTDVLVEARGVTRRGEIVTLSHAEMGFTYRNSAASTRDIIFTSALFQGRPGDQAVIQAEMDRVTQAREAAQPIKERTGGSTFKNPEGGKAWKLIDAAGCRGLRVGGAQVSEMHCNFLINTGGATAADVEGLGEEVRRRVKDNSGFELQWEIKRLGVAA; this is encoded by the coding sequence ATGGCATTCCAAGACCTCTCCTCCGACATCCGCGCTTCGGCCCCCGACCTGCGGGGGCGGCTCCTCGCCAATCAGGACCTCTCGGGGCTGACGTGGTTCCGCGTCGGCGGTGCCGCGCAGATCCTGTTCACGCCGGCCGATGACGAGGATCTCGCCTATCTGCTCTCGAAGCTGCCGGAGGAGATCCCGGTCACCGTGGTCGGTCTCGGCTCGAACCTGATCGTGCGCGACGGCGGCATTCCCGGCGTCGTGATCCGGCTCGGCGGCAAGGCTTTCGGCGAGATCACGCTGGAGAGCGGCGATCGGCTGCGGGCCGGCACGGCCGTGCCGGACGTCAAGGTCGCGCGTGCGGCGGCCGATGCCTCGCTCGAAGGGCTCGCCTTCTATCGCGGCATTCCCGGCTCGATAGGTGGAGCACTGCGCATGAATGCCGGTGCCCATGGCGGCGAGACCACCGATGTGCTGGTCGAGGCGCGTGGCGTCACCCGCAGGGGCGAGATCGTCACGCTCTCCCATGCCGAGATGGGCTTCACCTATCGCAACAGCGCGGCGTCGACCCGCGACATCATCTTCACCTCCGCCCTGTTCCAGGGGCGGCCGGGCGATCAGGCGGTGATCCAGGCCGAGATGGACCGGGTGACGCAGGCGCGCGAGGCGGCTCAGCCGATCAAGGAACGCACGGGCGGCTCGACCTTCAAGAACCCGGAAGGTGGCAAGGCCTGGAAGCTGATCGATGCCGCCGGCTGCCGCGGCCTGCGCGTCGGCGGGGCCCAGGTCTCGGAGATGCACTGCAACTTCCTGATCAACACCGGCGGCGCGACGGCCGCCGATGTCGAGGGGCTCGGCGAGGAGGTTCGCCGCCGGGTCAAGGATAATTCCGGCTTCGAGCTCCAGTGGGAGATCAAGCGGCTCGGGGTTGCGGCGTAG
- the murG gene encoding undecaprenyldiphospho-muramoylpentapeptide beta-N-acetylglucosaminyltransferase translates to MATGKLIMLAAGGTGGHLFPAEALSHALHAKGMRVVLMTDTRAAEYAGNFPAEAVHAVPAATPSGRSPLQKAMALFHIAKGTFAARRIIRQVRPDVVVGFGGYPTVPPVLGASLAGVPTLIHEQNAVIGRANRFLAGRADVIATGFAKVGGLTLAQQAKCRHVGNPVRPAVIEAAARDYDWPGEGKIRLLVFGGSQGARIMADIMPPAIQLLTDAERARLAVVQQARAEDEERVRGIYDKLGIKATIAPFFKDLPAQMAAAHLVVARSGASTVAELTVIGRPAILVPLPGSLDQDQAANAAFLEGAGGAIRILQPEFTPRRLASELSQLIAQPAHLTSMAANAKSAGIPDAADRLADLVIATAHSSN, encoded by the coding sequence ATGGCCACGGGCAAGCTCATCATGCTGGCTGCCGGCGGGACCGGCGGCCATCTCTTCCCCGCGGAGGCGCTGAGCCACGCGCTGCACGCCAAGGGCATGCGCGTCGTGCTGATGACCGATACGCGCGCCGCCGAATATGCCGGCAATTTCCCGGCCGAAGCGGTCCATGCCGTGCCGGCGGCGACGCCGTCGGGCCGCTCGCCGCTGCAGAAGGCGATGGCGCTGTTCCACATCGCCAAGGGGACTTTCGCGGCGCGACGGATCATCAGGCAGGTCAGGCCGGATGTCGTCGTCGGCTTCGGCGGCTACCCGACCGTGCCGCCGGTGCTCGGCGCCTCCCTTGCCGGCGTGCCGACGCTGATCCATGAGCAGAACGCCGTGATCGGCCGCGCCAATCGTTTCCTCGCCGGCCGCGCCGATGTGATCGCCACCGGTTTCGCCAAGGTCGGCGGCCTGACGCTGGCGCAGCAGGCGAAATGCCGCCATGTCGGCAACCCGGTGCGCCCGGCAGTGATCGAGGCCGCAGCCCGCGACTACGACTGGCCGGGCGAGGGCAAGATCAGGCTGCTCGTCTTCGGCGGCAGCCAGGGCGCCCGCATCATGGCCGACATCATGCCGCCGGCGATCCAGCTCCTGACCGATGCCGAACGGGCACGGCTGGCGGTTGTCCAGCAGGCACGTGCCGAGGACGAGGAGCGCGTGCGCGGCATCTATGACAAGCTCGGCATCAAGGCGACGATCGCGCCCTTCTTCAAGGATCTGCCGGCGCAGATGGCGGCGGCGCATCTCGTCGTCGCGCGCTCCGGCGCCTCGACCGTCGCGGAGCTCACCGTGATCGGCCGGCCCGCCATCCTGGTGCCGCTGCCGGGCTCGCTCGATCAGGACCAGGCGGCCAACGCCGCCTTCCTCGAAGGAGCAGGTGGTGCGATCCGCATTCTCCAGCCGGAATTCACGCCGCGGCGCCTCGCCAGCGAGTTGTCGCAGCTCATTGCGCAGCCAGCGCACTTGACGAGCATGGCCGCAAACGCGAAGAGCGCCGGCATCCCCGACGCTGCCGACCGCCTGGCCGATCTCGTGATCGCCACGGCCCATTCTTCGAACTGA
- the ftsA gene encoding cell division protein FtsA: MRPLSSRKSATLSILDIGTSKVVCLIAELNPAEANERLRGRTHVARIIGIGHQRSLGLKGGAIIDLESAERAIRAAVDAAERMAKVEVQSVIVNLTGGRIGSQHYAASVDLRSGSVGDSDVKRVLATAATHAIRPGKAVLHALPTGYALDGVPGVLDPRGLIGGKLSVDMHVVASEAAAARNVMLAVERCHLEVEAVVATPYASGLSVLVDDEAEMGVVVVDLGGGTTSLGVFSGGHLVHADAIAVGGNHITMDVARGLSTRVSAAERLKTLHGSCISSASDERDMIAVPQVDDDERDMPNHLAKSHLVRIIKPRVEEILELVRDRLTNAGFSAQAGRRVVLTGGACQLTGLPEVARRILGGQVRTGRPLGIKGLPEAGKGPAFSAAVGLLVYPQVAHVEHFEPRTAGARYFATGTDGYFSRVGRWLKDSF, translated from the coding sequence ATGCGTCCGCTGTCGTCGCGCAAGAGCGCGACCTTGTCGATTCTCGACATCGGCACGAGCAAGGTCGTCTGCCTGATCGCCGAGCTCAACCCGGCCGAGGCCAATGAGCGGCTGCGCGGACGCACCCATGTCGCCCGCATCATCGGCATCGGCCATCAGCGCTCGCTCGGCCTGAAGGGCGGGGCGATCATCGATCTCGAAAGCGCCGAGCGCGCCATTCGCGCCGCGGTCGACGCGGCCGAGCGCATGGCCAAGGTCGAGGTGCAGTCGGTCATCGTCAACCTGACCGGCGGGCGCATCGGTTCGCAGCATTATGCGGCGAGCGTCGATCTGCGCTCCGGCTCGGTCGGCGACAGCGACGTCAAGCGCGTGCTCGCCACCGCCGCGACCCATGCGATCCGCCCCGGCAAGGCCGTGCTCCACGCCCTGCCGACGGGCTATGCGCTGGATGGCGTGCCGGGTGTGCTCGATCCGCGCGGGCTGATCGGCGGCAAGCTCTCGGTCGACATGCATGTCGTCGCCAGCGAGGCCGCGGCGGCACGCAACGTCATGCTGGCAGTCGAGCGCTGCCATCTCGAGGTCGAGGCCGTGGTGGCGACGCCCTACGCCTCCGGCCTCTCCGTCCTGGTCGACGACGAGGCCGAGATGGGTGTGGTCGTGGTCGATCTCGGCGGCGGCACCACCAGCCTCGGCGTCTTCTCGGGCGGCCATCTCGTCCATGCCGACGCGATCGCGGTCGGCGGCAACCACATCACCATGGACGTGGCGCGCGGCCTTTCCACCCGCGTCTCGGCGGCGGAGCGGCTGAAGACGCTGCACGGCTCCTGCATTTCCAGCGCTTCCGACGAGCGCGACATGATCGCAGTGCCGCAGGTGGATGACGACGAGCGCGACATGCCGAACCATCTCGCCAAGTCGCATCTCGTGCGGATCATCAAGCCGCGCGTGGAAGAGATTCTCGAACTGGTGCGCGACCGGCTGACCAATGCCGGCTTCTCGGCCCAGGCCGGGCGGCGCGTCGTCCTCACCGGCGGCGCCTGCCAGCTCACCGGCCTGCCGGAAGTGGCGCGCCGCATCCTCGGCGGGCAGGTCCGTACGGGCCGTCCCCTCGGGATCAAGGGTCTGCCGGAAGCGGGCAAGGGCCCGGCCTTCTCGGCGGCGGTCGGCCTGCTGGTCTACCCGCAGGTCGCCCATGTCGAGCACTTCGAGCCGCGTACTGCCGGTGCGCGCTACTTCGCGACCGGGACGGATGGCTACTTCTCGCGTGTCGGGCGGTGGCTGAAGGACAGTTTCTAG
- the ftsZ gene encoding cell division protein FtsZ, producing MAMNLQAPDIRELKPRITVFGVGGAGGNAVNNMIEAGLDGVDFVCANTDAQALALSRAPRIIQMGLQVTEGLGAGSQPEVGRAAAEEVIDEIRDHLAGAHMVFITAGMGGGTGTGAAPAIARVARDMGILTVGVVTKPFQFEGQRRMRMAEAGIGELNEAVDTLIVIPNQNLFRVANETTGFADAFGMADQVLYSGVACITDLMVRPGLINLDFADVRAVMRGMGKAMMGTGESQGEKRALTAAQAAINNPLLDDVSMKGARGLLISITGGRDMKLYEVDEAATRIREEVDSEANIIVGATFDESLEGTVRVSVVATGIDKPISQHGEVDETEARIAQVAERLKQEARLRSTAAAPRPVAHAAPAPVIETARVAPMAEPAPVAPIAQDIRIEPVQPRPVMVAAPAPEPVHHAEPSLHLDDSFIPPMPERAVRPTRMPRVEDLPAPGQAQLNAQRGAQPAPLPPNAVEQKRMSLMQRLASVGFGRKDEEYAEPAPAPAPVRHAPQAPMPQAAAPSAAHAEYMRRPAPQPASRPAQGQLDPHGRVAPTRSSEEDHLEIPAFLRRQAN from the coding sequence ATGGCGATGAATCTGCAAGCCCCGGACATCCGGGAACTGAAGCCCCGAATCACGGTCTTCGGCGTCGGCGGAGCCGGCGGCAATGCGGTCAACAACATGATCGAGGCGGGCCTGGATGGCGTCGACTTCGTCTGCGCCAACACCGATGCCCAGGCTCTGGCGCTCTCGCGCGCCCCGCGCATCATCCAGATGGGCCTGCAGGTCACCGAAGGCCTCGGCGCCGGCTCGCAGCCGGAAGTCGGGCGCGCGGCGGCCGAGGAGGTCATCGACGAGATCCGTGACCATCTGGCGGGCGCGCACATGGTCTTCATTACGGCCGGCATGGGCGGCGGCACCGGCACGGGCGCCGCTCCGGCCATCGCCCGCGTTGCCCGCGACATGGGCATCCTGACCGTCGGTGTCGTCACCAAGCCGTTCCAGTTCGAGGGCCAGCGCCGCATGCGCATGGCGGAAGCCGGCATCGGCGAGCTGAACGAGGCGGTCGACACCCTGATCGTCATCCCGAACCAGAACCTGTTCCGCGTCGCCAACGAGACCACCGGCTTCGCCGACGCCTTCGGCATGGCCGACCAGGTGCTCTATTCGGGCGTCGCCTGCATCACCGACCTGATGGTCCGTCCCGGCCTGATCAACCTCGACTTCGCCGACGTGCGCGCCGTGATGCGCGGCATGGGCAAGGCGATGATGGGCACCGGCGAATCGCAGGGCGAGAAGCGCGCGCTGACCGCCGCCCAGGCCGCGATCAACAACCCGCTGCTCGACGATGTCTCGATGAAGGGCGCGCGCGGCCTGCTGATCTCGATTACCGGCGGGCGCGACATGAAGCTCTATGAGGTCGACGAGGCCGCCACCCGCATCCGCGAGGAGGTCGATTCCGAGGCCAACATCATCGTCGGCGCCACCTTCGACGAATCGCTCGAGGGCACGGTCCGCGTCTCGGTCGTCGCCACCGGCATCGACAAGCCGATCTCCCAGCATGGCGAGGTCGACGAGACCGAAGCCCGCATCGCCCAGGTCGCCGAGCGCCTGAAGCAGGAAGCCCGTCTGCGCTCGACCGCCGCCGCTCCCCGTCCGGTCGCCCATGCGGCTCCGGCCCCGGTGATCGAGACTGCGCGCGTCGCCCCGATGGCGGAGCCGGCCCCGGTCGCCCCGATCGCGCAGGACATCCGGATCGAGCCGGTGCAGCCCCGCCCGGTGATGGTCGCCGCTCCGGCCCCGGAGCCGGTCCACCATGCCGAGCCGAGCCTGCATCTCGACGACAGCTTCATCCCGCCGATGCCGGAGCGCGCCGTTCGCCCGACCCGCATGCCGCGCGTCGAGGATCTGCCGGCTCCCGGCCAAGCTCAGCTCAACGCCCAGCGCGGTGCCCAGCCTGCGCCGCTGCCGCCGAATGCCGTCGAGCAGAAGCGGATGTCGCTGATGCAACGACTCGCTTCGGTCGGCTTCGGCCGCAAGGACGAGGAATATGCCGAGCCGGCTCCGGCTCCGGCGCCCGTCCGCCACGCCCCGCAGGCTCCGATGCCGCAGGCGGCTGCGCCGAGCGCTGCGCATGCCGAATACATGCGCCGTCCGGCTCCGCAGCCGGCCTCGCGCCCGGCCCAGGGCCAGCTCGACCCGCATGGCCGAGTCGCCCCGACTCGCAGCAGTGAGGAAGATCACCTGGAGATTCCCGCTTTCCTGCGTCGCCAGGCGAACTGA
- the murC gene encoding UDP-N-acetylmuramate--L-alanine ligase — protein MKLPPKLGSIHFVGIGGIGMSGIAEVLHNLGYKVQGSDASDGANVKRLAEKGITTFVGHKAENLGEAEVVVISTAIKRDNPELLAAREKRLPVVRRAEMLAELMRLKTCVAVAGTHGKTTTTSLVATLLEKGALDPTVINGGIINAYGTNARMGESDWMVVEADESDGTFLKLPADVAIVTNIDPEHLDHFGTFDAIKAAFRSFVENLPFYGFAVMCIDHPTVQGLVGQITDRRVITYGENPQADFRLLDIDLSGGQARFTLLIRDRKNGRDEVIRDLVMPMPGHHNALNATAAIAVAYDLGIPVERIREALAGFGGVKRRFTKTGEWNGALIFDDYGHHPVEIAAVLKAARASTKGKVVAVVQPHRYTRLSSLFDDFAACFNDADTVIVADTYAAGEAPIPGADRDSLVAGIKARGHRHALALEGPDKLAGMVAELAGPGDYVVCLGAGNITQWAYALPGELKALNG, from the coding sequence ATGAAGCTGCCGCCGAAGCTCGGCTCCATCCATTTCGTCGGAATCGGCGGCATTGGCATGTCCGGCATCGCCGAGGTGCTGCACAATCTCGGCTACAAGGTGCAGGGCTCGGATGCGTCTGACGGCGCAAACGTCAAGCGCCTCGCCGAGAAGGGCATCACCACCTTCGTCGGCCACAAGGCCGAGAATCTCGGCGAGGCCGAGGTCGTGGTGATCTCGACCGCGATCAAGCGCGACAACCCCGAGCTGCTCGCCGCCCGTGAGAAGCGCCTGCCGGTCGTGCGCCGGGCCGAGATGCTGGCCGAGCTGATGCGGCTCAAGACCTGCGTCGCCGTCGCCGGTACCCATGGCAAGACGACCACGACCTCGCTCGTCGCGACGCTGCTGGAGAAGGGCGCGCTCGACCCGACCGTGATCAATGGCGGCATCATCAACGCCTACGGCACCAATGCCCGCATGGGCGAGAGCGACTGGATGGTGGTCGAGGCAGACGAGTCGGACGGCACCTTCCTGAAGCTGCCGGCGGACGTCGCGATCGTTACCAATATCGACCCCGAGCATCTCGACCATTTCGGCACCTTCGACGCGATCAAGGCGGCCTTCCGTTCCTTCGTCGAGAACCTGCCCTTCTACGGCTTCGCGGTGATGTGCATCGACCATCCGACGGTGCAGGGCCTTGTCGGCCAGATCACCGACCGGCGCGTCATCACCTATGGCGAGAACCCGCAGGCCGATTTCCGCCTGCTCGACATCGATCTCTCGGGCGGGCAGGCGCGCTTCACCCTGCTGATCCGCGACCGCAAGAACGGACGGGACGAGGTAATCCGCGATCTCGTCATGCCGATGCCGGGCCATCACAACGCGCTGAACGCCACCGCCGCCATCGCGGTCGCCTATGATCTCGGCATCCCCGTCGAGCGCATCCGCGAGGCGCTGGCCGGCTTCGGCGGCGTGAAGCGCCGCTTCACCAAGACGGGCGAGTGGAACGGCGCGCTGATCTTCGATGATTACGGCCACCATCCCGTCGAGATCGCCGCCGTGCTCAAGGCGGCGCGCGCCTCGACCAAGGGCAAGGTCGTCGCCGTGGTGCAGCCGCATCGTTACACCCGGCTCTCCAGCCTGTTCGATGACTTTGCCGCCTGCTTCAACGATGCCGACACGGTGATCGTGGCCGACACCTATGCGGCCGGTGAGGCGCCGATCCCAGGCGCCGACCGAGACTCGCTGGTCGCCGGCATCAAGGCGCGCGGCCATCGCCATGCGCTGGCGCTTGAGGGGCCGGACAAGCTCGCCGGCATGGTGGCGGAGCTCGCGGGGCCGGGCGACTACGTCGTCTGCCTCGGCGCCGGCAACATCACGCAATGGGCCTATGCGCTGCCGGGAGAGCTCAAGGCGCTGAACGGGTGA
- a CDS encoding D-alanine--D-alanine ligase, which translates to MSKHVVVLMGGWSVEREVSLNSGAACARALEGQGFRVTRLDVQRDIAEVLAKLKPDVAFNALHGRFGEDGTIQGVLEILRIPYTHSGVLASALAIRKDRAKTVVKAAGVPVADGVNVSRFAAAKSHVLPPPYVLKPIDEGSSVGVVIVKKGREHPPQEIARPDWPCGEMMLAETFIAGRELTCAVMGERVLGVTEIKAATGEFYDYDAKYAKGGSIHICPAQILPKIYQQIEEWALTAHQAIGCRGVSRSDFRYDDETDTLVWLEVNTQPGMTETSLVPELAAHAGLNFGELVKWMVADASLDR; encoded by the coding sequence ATGAGCAAACACGTCGTAGTGCTGATGGGGGGATGGTCCGTTGAACGGGAGGTCAGCCTCAACAGCGGTGCGGCTTGCGCGCGGGCTCTCGAAGGGCAGGGCTTCCGCGTCACCCGCCTCGACGTGCAGCGCGACATTGCCGAGGTGCTGGCGAAGCTGAAGCCGGATGTCGCGTTCAATGCGCTGCATGGGCGCTTCGGCGAAGACGGCACGATCCAGGGCGTGCTGGAGATCCTGCGCATTCCCTACACCCATTCGGGCGTGCTCGCTTCCGCGCTCGCCATCCGCAAGGACCGGGCGAAGACGGTGGTGAAGGCGGCGGGCGTGCCGGTCGCTGATGGCGTCAACGTCTCCCGCTTCGCCGCGGCGAAAAGCCATGTCCTGCCGCCCCCCTACGTGCTCAAGCCGATCGACGAGGGCTCCTCCGTCGGCGTCGTGATCGTGAAGAAGGGCAGGGAGCATCCGCCGCAGGAAATCGCCCGGCCGGACTGGCCTTGCGGCGAGATGATGCTGGCCGAAACCTTCATTGCCGGGCGCGAGCTGACCTGCGCCGTGATGGGCGAGCGGGTGCTGGGCGTGACCGAGATCAAGGCCGCGACCGGCGAGTTCTACGATTACGATGCGAAGTACGCGAAAGGCGGGTCGATCCACATCTGCCCGGCTCAAATTTTACCGAAAATTTACCAGCAGATCGAAGAGTGGGCGTTAACGGCGCATCAAGCAATCGGATGCCGGGGCGTCAGCCGATCTGACTTCCGCTACGACGACGAGACCGACACGCTCGTCTGGTTGGAGGTCAATACGCAGCCCGGGATGACCGAAACCAGCCTGGTGCCCGAACTGGCTGCCCATGCGGGTCTGAATTTCGGTGAGCTCGTCAAATGGATGGTGGCAGACGCCTCCCTCGATCGGTGA